The proteins below are encoded in one region of Spirochaetae bacterium HGW-Spirochaetae-1:
- a CDS encoding biotin--[acetyl-CoA-carboxylase] ligase, with protein MGKIILKIPRHEKTVSVEEKASQPDIAQCGMETYEGTPQDCRLIDSTPPSGYPFAHSADQIVPEEITAGLNTGIIGGKLVYLREVTSTQDMAEKLAREGAIEGTTVIAEKQLAGRGRRGRNWISPSGGGIYISLVLRPDINPINIAQVPMAAGVALTKTIEQVTGIQSKIKWPNDIMIGTRKVAGILTEMNCEADRVNYIILGIGINVNTGMQNLPELIRNTATSLREQSGSEVSRMEFIRCLLSQFEDIYKEFIVNGFSPILTQWKQLNNTIGSKVRVFDDTWEISGTAVDIDEDGSLLVETDSGVIKKIISGDVSLRNR; from the coding sequence GTGGGTAAAATCATTTTAAAAATTCCGCGTCATGAAAAAACCGTTTCCGTTGAGGAAAAAGCCAGTCAACCTGATATCGCGCAGTGCGGTATGGAAACATATGAGGGAACTCCGCAGGATTGCCGCCTCATTGATTCAACGCCGCCCTCAGGATATCCCTTCGCACACTCTGCCGACCAGATCGTTCCCGAAGAAATTACTGCCGGTTTGAATACCGGTATCATTGGCGGAAAACTTGTATACTTACGCGAAGTTACCTCCACACAGGACATGGCTGAAAAACTGGCCCGCGAAGGAGCAATAGAGGGAACCACGGTAATTGCTGAAAAACAGCTGGCGGGCAGAGGTAGAAGGGGACGAAACTGGATATCACCCTCAGGAGGCGGCATATATATATCTTTAGTTTTGAGGCCTGATATAAATCCGATTAATATTGCCCAGGTGCCCATGGCAGCCGGTGTGGCCCTGACAAAAACAATTGAACAGGTCACGGGCATACAGTCAAAAATTAAATGGCCTAATGATATTATGATTGGAACCCGCAAGGTTGCGGGAATCCTGACAGAGATGAATTGCGAAGCAGACAGAGTTAACTACATTATTCTTGGAATCGGCATAAACGTAAATACCGGCATGCAAAACCTGCCTGAATTAATAAGGAACACCGCCACATCTCTCAGGGAACAGTCGGGCAGTGAGGTTTCCCGTATGGAATTCATACGATGTCTGCTGTCACAATTTGAAGATATTTACAAAGAATTCATTGTTAATGGATTTTCCCCGATCTTAACTCAATGGAAACAACTGAACAACACTATCGGCTCTAAAGTAAGGGTATTTGATGACACCTGGGAGATCAGCGGAACAGCAGTGGATATTGATGAAGATGGGTCCCTTTTGGTTGAAACCGATAGCGGAGTAATTAAAAAAATAATCAGTGGAGATGTTTCACTGCGTAACCGGTAA
- a CDS encoding acetolactate synthase: MSAAGSSWNCKNRRNIMNEITGGQLAAEALVARKVEKIFTLSGGHITPIYQHLENTSVELFDTRHEQAAVFMAEATARMTRKAATVMVTAGPGFTNALTGIASASLSNAPIVLIAGCVGLETREKLDLQDMRQAPVIEPMVKKALVCHKTERIPEYIDMAYRIAESGRPGPVYLELPVDVLNAKIDAEKAVRPMTVMESRPVDLAGAKKIIDLLAKSERPMIIGGSGVWYSRSETVLKDFIEKTGAPLYTFAMGRGVVPDTHKLCFESSLAIRPGSAMHASLNADLVIILGTRLSLFNIFGGIYNRNARMVQVDILPEEIGRNRSIDVPIVSDIRSLLEECLRLAGKKKTSMAERFKPWVKELTAKDAEGKKLAMLNWKSDTVPIHPLRLAWEINSFMNGQDDIVIADGGDTATWCGMTRTMRKGGHYLDYGLYGSLAVGLPYANAAKLLYPEKRVLLMSGDGAIGFNFMEFETSVRKGLPVVAVISNDQGWGMIRHSQEIRMGHAIPNGTFIGKVNYHGMVEALGGLGLYVEKPADIRPALEKAFASGKTACINVMTDTTTVSPGSIALANLGGYKA, encoded by the coding sequence ATGTCTGCGGCGGGCAGCTCATGGAATTGTAAAAACCGGAGGAATATCATGAACGAAATTACGGGAGGACAGCTTGCGGCTGAGGCCCTTGTGGCAAGAAAAGTGGAGAAGATATTCACGCTCAGCGGCGGCCACATAACACCCATTTATCAGCACCTGGAAAATACAAGCGTGGAACTATTCGATACGCGCCACGAACAGGCCGCCGTTTTTATGGCTGAGGCCACGGCCCGCATGACACGGAAGGCGGCCACGGTCATGGTAACGGCGGGCCCGGGATTCACCAACGCACTGACGGGGATAGCCAGCGCCAGTCTCTCCAACGCTCCGATTGTTCTCATCGCCGGGTGTGTCGGCCTGGAAACCAGGGAAAAACTGGACCTCCAGGATATGCGCCAGGCCCCGGTGATCGAGCCCATGGTGAAGAAGGCCCTTGTCTGTCATAAAACCGAACGCATTCCCGAATATATCGACATGGCCTATCGCATTGCCGAAAGCGGAAGGCCCGGGCCCGTGTACCTGGAACTTCCCGTTGATGTGCTCAACGCCAAAATCGATGCGGAAAAGGCCGTAAGGCCCATGACGGTCATGGAATCACGACCCGTGGACCTGGCAGGGGCAAAAAAGATTATCGATCTTCTGGCCAAATCAGAGAGGCCCATGATAATTGGCGGCAGCGGTGTCTGGTATTCCCGCAGTGAAACGGTTCTGAAAGATTTTATTGAAAAGACCGGCGCGCCTCTCTATACCTTTGCCATGGGCCGCGGTGTAGTTCCCGATACGCATAAACTTTGTTTTGAATCATCCCTGGCCATACGACCGGGATCGGCAATGCATGCCAGCCTGAACGCGGACCTGGTAATAATTCTCGGGACCCGCCTGAGTCTTTTTAACATATTCGGAGGAATTTATAACCGGAATGCGCGTATGGTGCAGGTTGATATTCTGCCCGAGGAGATCGGCAGGAACCGGTCCATCGACGTGCCCATTGTCAGCGATATCAGGTCGCTCCTCGAGGAGTGCCTGCGTCTCGCGGGGAAAAAGAAAACTTCCATGGCGGAAAGATTCAAGCCCTGGGTGAAGGAACTGACCGCGAAGGATGCTGAAGGTAAAAAGCTTGCCATGCTGAACTGGAAGAGCGATACTGTTCCCATTCATCCCCTTCGGCTGGCCTGGGAAATCAATTCATTCATGAACGGCCAGGACGATATCGTCATTGCCGACGGCGGTGACACGGCCACATGGTGCGGCATGACCAGGACCATGCGTAAAGGGGGACATTATCTCGATTACGGACTGTACGGCAGCCTGGCCGTGGGACTTCCCTATGCCAATGCTGCAAAACTCCTGTATCCGGAGAAGAGAGTTCTCCTCATGTCGGGAGACGGGGCTATCGGGTTCAACTTCATGGAATTCGAGACGTCTGTCAGAAAGGGACTTCCTGTTGTGGCGGTGATAAGCAATGACCAGGGCTGGGGAATGATCAGACACAGCCAGGAGATCCGCATGGGACATGCGATTCCCAACGGAACCTTCATCGGCAAGGTCAATTATCACGGCATGGTGGAGGCCCTGGGCGGCCTGGGCCTCTACGTGGAAAAACCGGCGGATATCAGGCCGGCCCTGGAAAAAGCCTTCGCATCGGGGAAGACGGCATGTATCAATGTCATGACCGACACCACCACGGTCAGTCCCGGCAGTATCGCCCTGGCGAACCTGGGAGGCTATAAGGCCTGA
- a CDS encoding short chain dehydrogenase: MKAKITGKTAVITGGASGIGAAIGRKFGKEGARIVIIDMDGDNAGTMKRELEDAGIPAMAISCDVTDEKACQEAMRKIIHETGGIDILVNNAGITQRSSFRDTEISVYRKVMEVNFFGSLNCTKAAIESIIERKGTIVVTSSIAGLGPLLGRTGYSASKHALHGLFESLRTEVSHLGVNILMLCPGFTRTNLQSRALDADGSITRHAQSTMGKQDSPEHVAEKLYRAVMKRKPIVVLTLSGKAGYLLNRLFPSLYEKIIIKNFKKELER, translated from the coding sequence ATGAAAGCAAAAATTACAGGAAAAACAGCGGTGATAACGGGAGGCGCCAGCGGTATCGGCGCAGCCATCGGACGGAAGTTCGGCAAAGAGGGAGCACGCATCGTCATTATTGATATGGACGGAGATAATGCCGGGACGATGAAGCGTGAGCTTGAAGACGCGGGAATTCCGGCTATGGCCATATCCTGCGACGTCACCGATGAGAAGGCCTGCCAGGAGGCGATGCGGAAAATTATTCATGAGACAGGCGGCATCGATATCCTCGTTAATAATGCCGGGATTACGCAGCGAAGCTCTTTCAGGGATACGGAGATATCGGTATACCGGAAGGTCATGGAGGTGAACTTTTTCGGCTCACTCAACTGTACCAAGGCGGCCATTGAAAGCATCATTGAGCGAAAGGGGACTATCGTGGTGACCTCGAGCATAGCGGGACTGGGTCCTCTCCTGGGAAGAACGGGCTATAGCGCCAGCAAGCACGCCCTCCACGGTCTCTTTGAGAGCCTCCGCACCGAAGTATCCCACCTGGGTGTGAATATCCTCATGCTCTGTCCCGGCTTCACCCGGACGAACCTTCAGTCGCGGGCCCTGGATGCCGACGGCAGCATTACGCGGCATGCCCAGTCAACGATGGGGAAGCAGGACAGCCCGGAACATGTGGCGGAGAAGCTGTACCGTGCCGTAATGAAAAGAAAGCCTATTGTGGTGCTTACCCTGTCTGGGAAGGCGGGATATCTGTTGAACCGGCTTTTCCCTTCACTGTATGAAAAAATCATCATTAAAAATTTTAAAAAAGAGCTTGAGCGCTGA
- a CDS encoding short-chain dehydrogenase → MAIFSVKEKNTIITGASSGIGRELALCFAEAGARLYLGSHPSEVESLAGLADRIAKEYGSTPGIFSVDLTSENGPEQFFSSVKKSGAGIDILVNNAGIMAYGAFENLTLTKQEMILKLNVLAYMKLMHLALPDIIAAKGRILNVVSVSAFQPAVYQAVYGASKAFVQSLSEAVSEELRGTGVKVCTLNPPYTETPLLHGSGFPDKLRWFKIAGMARPDEVARKGFKAFVKGKGVYIPGLKHHLLHRMLNSILPRSLVNRLSRLACGKIN, encoded by the coding sequence ATGGCGATTTTCAGTGTCAAAGAGAAAAATACTATTATTACAGGGGCCTCATCGGGCATAGGCCGGGAGCTGGCTTTATGCTTTGCTGAAGCGGGCGCCCGTCTCTACCTGGGATCTCATCCTTCAGAAGTTGAATCTCTTGCCGGGCTGGCTGATCGTATAGCGAAAGAATACGGCTCTACCCCCGGGATTTTTTCCGTTGACCTGACATCGGAAAACGGCCCAGAGCAATTCTTTTCATCTGTTAAGAAAAGCGGGGCAGGGATCGATATCCTCGTAAACAATGCGGGTATAATGGCTTACGGGGCCTTTGAAAATCTCACACTGACTAAACAGGAAATGATTTTAAAGCTGAATGTCCTTGCATATATGAAGCTTATGCACCTGGCCCTGCCTGATATAATTGCGGCAAAAGGGCGTATTCTGAATGTTGTTTCAGTATCAGCCTTCCAGCCTGCGGTTTATCAGGCGGTCTACGGCGCGTCCAAAGCCTTTGTTCAGAGCCTGAGCGAGGCGGTATCTGAAGAGCTGAGAGGCACCGGGGTAAAGGTTTGTACGCTGAATCCACCCTATACAGAAACACCGCTGCTCCACGGCAGCGGGTTTCCTGACAAACTGCGGTGGTTCAAAATAGCCGGAATGGCCCGACCTGATGAGGTGGCCCGAAAAGGCTTTAAAGCCTTTGTCAAAGGCAAAGGGGTCTACATACCCGGATTGAAGCACCACCTTCTTCACAGAATGCTGAACAGCATTCTTCCCCGCAGTCTGGTGAACCGTTTATCCAGGCTGGCATGCGGAAAGATTAACTGA